Proteins co-encoded in one Papaver somniferum cultivar HN1 chromosome 5, ASM357369v1, whole genome shotgun sequence genomic window:
- the LOC113277923 gene encoding uncharacterized protein LOC113277923, whose product MNGFWGIIEYWWYTYFRVCGPTLVNKDKQFPILMMYDESNWAPRKIDDGYGSSMAHRFLQIQRTSRNVVLHAHRGYKEYEQDVSQRLENYSLQQMVLFSPCSNIGVWYMGERFLLQIRSIRAKAANPPVQIQVSRTEYERMLADGSDWEFWDVNCQMVRDESEYLNWYSKISKPPICTEAQHICNWDSSTPSRIGGGQGISPSHPPPEKPCLHTYPTEGTSSLSFGSNLPAIDWEVQVINSQGETRMIPIFSQGPDRTILT is encoded by the coding sequence TGAACAAAGATAAACAATTTCCGATCTTAATGATGTACGACGAGTCGAATTGGGCACCAAGGAAAATTGACGATGGGTATGGCAGCAGCATGGCACACAGATTCCTACAAATCCAAAGAACCAGCAGAAATGTAGTTCTGCATGCGCATCGGGGATATAAGGAGTACGAACAAGATGTCTCCCAAAGGTTGGAAAATTATTCACTACAGCAAATGGTGCTATTCAGTCCTTGTTCGAACATAGGCGTTTGGTATATGGGCGAAAGATTTCTTTTACAAATACGCAGCATAAGAGCCAAGGCCGCAAACCCCCCAGTTCAGATTCAGGTTTCCAGAACCGAGTACGAAAGGATGTTAGCTGACGGAAGTGATTGGGAATTTTGGGATGTAAACTGCCAGATGGTGCGCGATGAAAGTGAGTACCTCAACTGGTACAGTAAGATCTCGAAGCCGCCAATTTGTACAGAAGCACAACACATTTGTAACTGGGATTCTTCAACACCTAGTAGGATTGGTGGTGGTCAAGGTATTAGTCCAAGTCACCCTCCTCCAGAAAAACCTTGTTTACATACATATCCAACAGAAGGAACTTCTTCATTGTCGTTTGGGTCAAATTTGCCAGCAATAGATTGGGAGGTACAGGTTATAAATTCCCAAGGGGAGACTAGGATGATTCCAATCTTTTCACAAGGCCCCGATCGAACTATTCTTACTTAA